In Streptomyces sp. NBC_00878, a single window of DNA contains:
- the dnaB gene encoding replicative DNA helicase, giving the protein MSISEPLDDPWADSGPSDRLPASRQRRDGGRSRDDQHDRGPDNGAWDGGGSAFERVPPQDLDAEQSVLGGMLLSKDAIADVVEVLKGHDFYRPAHETIYGSILDLYAKGEPADPITVAAELTKRGEITKVGGASYLHTLVQTVPTAANAEYYAEIVHERAVLRRLVEAGTRITQMGYAADGDVDEIVNSAQAEIYAVTEQRTTEDYLPLGDIMEGALDEIEAIGSRSGEMTGVPTGFTDLDQLTNGLHPGQMIIIAARPAMGKSTLALDFARACSIKHNMPSVIFSLEMGRNEIAMRLLSAEARVALHHMRSGTMTDEDWTRLARRMPDVSAAPLYIDDSPNLSMMEIRAKCRRLKQRSDLKLVIIDYLQLMQSGGKRSESRQQEVSDMSRNLKLLAKELELPVIALSQLNRGPEQRTDKKPMVSDLRESGSIEQDADMVILLHREDAYEKESPRAGEADIIVGKHRNGPTATITVAFQGHYSRFVDMAQT; this is encoded by the coding sequence GTGAGTATTTCCGAGCCCTTGGACGATCCGTGGGCCGACAGCGGTCCCAGTGATCGTCTGCCCGCCTCCCGCCAGCGCCGCGACGGTGGCCGGAGCAGAGACGATCAGCACGACCGTGGACCGGACAACGGAGCCTGGGACGGCGGAGGTTCGGCCTTCGAGCGCGTGCCGCCGCAGGACCTGGATGCGGAGCAGTCCGTTCTCGGCGGCATGCTGCTCTCGAAGGACGCCATCGCCGACGTCGTCGAGGTGCTCAAGGGCCATGACTTCTACCGTCCGGCCCACGAGACCATCTACGGCTCGATCCTCGACCTCTACGCGAAGGGCGAGCCGGCCGACCCGATCACGGTCGCCGCCGAGCTCACCAAGCGCGGCGAGATCACCAAGGTCGGCGGCGCCTCGTATCTGCACACCCTGGTCCAGACGGTCCCGACGGCGGCGAACGCCGAGTACTACGCGGAGATCGTCCACGAACGGGCTGTGCTGCGCCGCTTGGTCGAGGCCGGTACCCGCATCACGCAGATGGGTTACGCGGCCGACGGCGACGTGGACGAGATCGTCAACAGCGCCCAGGCCGAGATCTACGCAGTCACCGAGCAGCGCACCACCGAGGACTATCTGCCGCTCGGCGACATCATGGAGGGCGCGCTCGACGAGATCGAGGCGATCGGTTCGCGGTCGGGGGAGATGACCGGTGTACCGACGGGCTTCACCGACCTCGACCAGCTCACGAACGGTCTGCACCCGGGCCAGATGATCATCATCGCGGCCCGTCCCGCCATGGGTAAGTCGACGCTGGCGCTGGACTTCGCACGAGCTTGCTCGATCAAGCACAACATGCCGAGCGTGATCTTCTCGCTCGAAATGGGCCGCAACGAGATCGCGATGCGTCTGCTGTCCGCCGAGGCGCGCGTGGCCCTTCACCACATGCGTTCCGGGACGATGACCGACGAGGACTGGACCCGGCTCGCGCGCCGGATGCCGGATGTCTCGGCCGCTCCGCTCTACATCGACGACTCTCCGAACCTGTCGATGATGGAAATCCGTGCCAAGTGCCGCCGTCTCAAGCAGCGCAGCGACCTCAAGCTCGTCATCATCGACTATCTGCAGCTGATGCAGTCGGGCGGCAAGCGGTCCGAGAGCCGACAGCAGGAAGTTTCCGACATGTCGCGAAACCTCAAGCTGCTGGCCAAGGAGCTGGAGCTGCCGGTGATCGCGCTCTCACAGCTGAACCGTGGCCCCGAGCAGCGCACGGACAAGAAGCCCATGGTCTCCGACCTGCGTGAATCCGGGTCGATCGAGCAGGACGCGGACATGGTGATCCTGCTGCACCGCGAGGACGCGTACGAGAAGGAGTCGCCGCGCGCGGGCGAGGCGGACATCATCGTGGGCAAGCACCGAAACGGCCCGACGGCCACGATCACGGTCGCCTTCCAGGGCCACTACTCGCGCTTCGTGGACATGGCACAGACCTGA
- a CDS encoding MATE family efflux transporter has product MTQAPAAPKAARRRHDREIVALAVPAFGALIAEPLFLMVDTAIVGHLGTAQLAGLGIASALLATAVSIFVFLAYATTAAVARRVGAGDLQAAIRQGMDGIWLALLLGTAVIAIVLPTAPALVELFGASDTAAPYATTYLRISALGIPAMLVVLAATGVLRGLQDTKTPLYVAVAGFVANGALNVGLVYGADLGIAGSAWGTVIAQCGMAAAYLLVVIRGARKHGASLRPDAAGIRACAQAGVPLLLRTLSLRAVLMIATAVAARLGDTDVAAHQIILSLWSLLAFALDAIAIAGQAIIGRYLGAGDAQGAREACRRMVEWGIAVGVVLGGLVIVSRPLFLPLFTSDSIVHDTALPALLMVALSQPICGIVFVLDGVLMGAGDGPYLAWAMILTLAVFAPVALLVPVFGGGLTALWGAMTLMMTVRMLTLWLRTRSGRWVVTGATR; this is encoded by the coding sequence ATGACACAGGCTCCCGCGGCACCCAAGGCCGCCCGGCGTCGGCATGACCGAGAGATCGTCGCGCTTGCCGTTCCGGCCTTCGGCGCACTCATCGCCGAGCCTCTCTTTCTCATGGTCGACACCGCGATCGTCGGACATCTCGGCACCGCACAACTCGCCGGTCTCGGCATCGCCTCGGCCCTCCTCGCCACAGCCGTGAGCATCTTCGTCTTCCTCGCGTACGCCACCACGGCAGCCGTCGCCCGACGGGTTGGCGCGGGCGACCTCCAGGCCGCGATCCGACAAGGCATGGACGGCATCTGGCTGGCCCTGCTGCTCGGCACCGCTGTCATCGCTATCGTCCTGCCCACCGCTCCCGCTCTGGTGGAACTCTTCGGCGCCTCGGACACCGCCGCCCCGTACGCCACCACCTATCTGCGCATCTCGGCCCTCGGCATCCCCGCGATGCTCGTCGTCCTCGCCGCCACCGGCGTCCTCCGTGGCCTACAGGACACAAAGACACCCCTGTACGTCGCCGTCGCGGGCTTCGTCGCCAACGGCGCCCTCAACGTAGGCCTTGTCTACGGCGCCGATCTCGGCATCGCCGGCTCCGCCTGGGGAACCGTCATCGCCCAGTGCGGCATGGCCGCGGCGTACCTTCTCGTGGTGATCCGCGGGGCACGGAAGCACGGGGCATCCCTGCGACCCGACGCCGCCGGGATACGCGCCTGCGCCCAAGCCGGTGTACCGCTACTGCTTCGCACTCTGTCGTTGCGCGCGGTCCTGATGATCGCCACCGCCGTCGCCGCTCGCCTCGGAGACACCGATGTCGCCGCGCACCAGATCATTCTGTCGCTGTGGAGTCTGCTCGCCTTCGCCCTCGACGCCATCGCCATCGCGGGACAGGCCATCATTGGCCGCTATCTCGGCGCGGGAGACGCCCAGGGGGCCCGTGAAGCGTGCCGTCGCATGGTGGAGTGGGGCATCGCCGTCGGTGTCGTGCTCGGCGGGCTGGTGATCGTCAGCCGTCCTCTGTTCCTGCCGCTCTTCACCAGTGACTCCATCGTCCATGACACCGCGCTGCCCGCCCTGCTCATGGTGGCGCTCTCCCAGCCGATCTGCGGGATCGTCTTCGTCCTGGACGGCGTGCTGATGGGAGCGGGGGACGGCCCGTATCTCGCATGGGCCATGATTCTCACCCTGGCGGTCTTCGCTCCGGTCGCACTGCTCGTGCCGGTGTTCGGCGGCGGGCTGACCGCTCTCTGGGGAGCAATGACCCTCATGATGACCGTGCGGATGCTGACTCTGTGGCTGCGCACCCGCTCGGGACGCTGGGTCGTCACAGGCGCCACGCGCTGA
- the rplI gene encoding 50S ribosomal protein L9: MKIILTHEVSGLGAAGDVVDVKDGYARNYLIPRNFAIRWTKGGEKDVEQIRRARKIHEIQTIEQANEIKARLEGVKVRLAVRSGDAGRLFGSVTPADVASAIKASGGPDVDKRRIELGSPIKTLGAHETSVRLHPEVAAKVNIEVVAA, from the coding sequence ATGAAGATCATCCTCACCCACGAGGTCTCCGGCCTCGGTGCCGCGGGCGACGTCGTCGACGTCAAGGACGGCTACGCTCGCAACTACCTGATCCCGCGGAACTTCGCGATCCGTTGGACCAAGGGTGGCGAGAAGGACGTCGAGCAGATTCGTCGTGCTCGCAAGATCCACGAGATCCAGACCATCGAGCAGGCCAACGAGATCAAGGCCCGCCTCGAAGGTGTGAAGGTCCGTCTGGCCGTTCGCTCCGGCGACGCCGGTCGTCTCTTCGGTTCCGTCACCCCGGCCGACGTCGCCTCGGCGATCAAGGCTTCCGGTGGCCCCGATGTCGACAAGCGCCGCATTGAGCTGGGCTCGCCGATCAAGACGCTGGGCGCTCACGAGACGTCCGTGCGTCTGCACCCCGAGGTTGCCGCCAAGGTCAACATCGAGGTCGTCGCCGCGTAA